The proteins below are encoded in one region of Castor canadensis chromosome 6, mCasCan1.hap1v2, whole genome shotgun sequence:
- the LOC109675277 gene encoding LOW QUALITY PROTEIN: killer cell lectin-like receptor 7 (The sequence of the model RefSeq protein was modified relative to this genomic sequence to represent the inferred CDS: deleted 2 bases in 1 codon; substituted 1 base at 1 genomic stop codon), with translation MSNQEVTYSTLKVLQSSRVTEXIRTDATQNPRKSEGKEFSVPWQLIAVTLGILCLILFTIIAVMMIKSE, from the exons ATGAGCAATCAGGAGGTGACATATTCAACCCTGAAAGTTCTTCAGTCT TCAAGAGTCACAGAATAGATAAGAACTGATGCtactcaaaatcctagaaaatctGAAGGAAAAG AATTTTCAGTGCCTTGGCAACTCATTGCAGTGACTCTTGGGATCCTGTGTTTAATTCTGTTCACAATAATAGCAGTGATGATGATAAAAAGTGAGTAA